One window of Chryseobacterium sp. JJR-5R genomic DNA carries:
- a CDS encoding metallophosphoesterase, whose amino-acid sequence MQRNFFIIAVIFLFLEVYIYQAIRTLTDNFWLRTGYWVFSLAVYGFFAYEVTHFSRADRSMVRAQIMISFFLVFILPKIFVVLFLLIDDIFRTGSYLIGLSRPTEHFFPERRKFLSLVGLGLGGVLSALFIDGITFGRYRHKVRKVKVKLANLPESFKGYKIIQISDVHSGSFSDPSKLQHAIDLINEQKADLVLFTGDMVNNVADEFKPFIPLFSQITAKDGKLAVLGNHDYGDYVNWASPGDKKKNLDTLIEYEKQAGFDMLRNEHRIIEKNGEKLYILGVENWGLKPFPQFGRLDDALKSVPESAAKILMSHDPTHFDYVVKMHPGNVHLTLSGHTHGMQFGLDLKNVRWSPVQYKYSKWADLYESEGKMLYVNRGFGVLGYPGRVGVLPEITLFELA is encoded by the coding sequence ATGCAAAGAAACTTTTTTATCATTGCGGTGATCTTCCTCTTTCTGGAAGTCTATATCTATCAGGCCATCAGGACGCTTACAGACAATTTCTGGCTGAGGACCGGCTACTGGGTTTTCTCACTGGCTGTCTACGGATTTTTCGCTTACGAAGTAACCCATTTCAGCAGAGCAGACAGAAGCATGGTAAGAGCCCAGATTATGATCTCGTTTTTCCTGGTTTTTATCCTGCCTAAAATTTTCGTGGTTTTGTTCCTACTGATTGATGATATTTTCAGAACCGGCAGCTACCTGATCGGGCTTTCAAGGCCGACGGAACATTTTTTCCCGGAAAGGAGGAAGTTTTTAAGCCTGGTCGGACTGGGACTGGGAGGCGTGCTTTCTGCGCTGTTCATTGACGGGATTACCTTTGGGCGGTACCGCCATAAAGTGAGAAAAGTAAAAGTAAAGCTGGCCAATCTTCCGGAAAGCTTTAAAGGCTATAAAATCATCCAGATTTCAGATGTCCACAGCGGCAGCTTTTCAGACCCGTCCAAACTGCAGCATGCCATTGACCTGATCAATGAACAGAAAGCTGACCTGGTGCTGTTTACCGGAGATATGGTGAATAATGTGGCTGATGAATTCAAGCCGTTTATTCCCCTGTTTTCACAGATTACAGCGAAAGACGGCAAGCTTGCGGTGCTTGGCAACCATGATTACGGCGATTATGTAAACTGGGCTTCCCCGGGTGACAAAAAAAAGAATCTTGATACCCTGATTGAATATGAAAAACAGGCCGGCTTCGATATGCTCCGTAATGAACACAGGATTATCGAAAAGAACGGTGAAAAATTATATATCCTGGGCGTTGAAAACTGGGGTTTAAAACCTTTCCCTCAATTCGGGAGACTGGATGATGCCTTAAAAAGTGTACCGGAATCTGCAGCCAAGATATTGATGAGCCACGACCCTACCCATTTCGATTATGTCGTAAAAATGCATCCCGGAAATGTACACCTTACGCTTTCGGGCCATACACACGGCATGCAGTTTGGCCTGGACCTTAAAAATGTAAGATGGTCCCCGGTTCAGTATAAATATTCCAAATGGGCGGATTTATACGAAAGCGAAGGGAAAATGCTGTATGTGAACCGTGGCTTTGGGGTACTGGGCTATCCGGGAAGGGTTGGCGTTTTGCCGGAAATTACGCTTTTTGAACTGGCTTAA
- a CDS encoding ketoacyl-ACP synthase III, with product MPNTIIIGSGSYLPGKIIGRDYFLDSEFYSDDGIKIDKPAEETIAKFVEITEIENRRFIDEDLSNSQIGYEAAKIAIADAKIDQEELDYIIYASNFGEVSVHGYADFMPTMAARVKNKLGIKNRKCITYDMLFGCPGWVEGMILADNLIKAKVARTILIIGSETLSRVTDPHDRNRMIFADGAGAVVVKATDEENVGIIARNTICDNGLELDYLANGPSINKESDQSRLYVRMQGRKIYEYALKNVPAAIKETIDDAGLSIEDISKILIHQANAKMDYAMIERLHKLYGIKEYDHSVSPMTIQEFGNSSVATIPTMYDLIIKGKMEGHTFKEKGNIVMTSVGAGMNINAIVYKFP from the coding sequence ATGCCGAATACGATCATTATTGGTTCCGGATCTTATCTTCCCGGCAAAATTATCGGGAGAGACTATTTCTTAGATTCAGAGTTTTATTCAGATGACGGAATAAAGATTGATAAACCAGCAGAAGAAACGATTGCTAAATTTGTTGAAATTACAGAAATAGAAAACAGAAGATTCATTGATGAAGATCTTTCCAATTCACAAATCGGGTATGAGGCTGCGAAAATAGCCATTGCAGATGCCAAAATAGACCAGGAAGAGCTGGATTACATTATCTATGCCAGTAATTTCGGGGAAGTTTCCGTGCACGGATACGCTGATTTCATGCCGACTATGGCTGCTAGGGTAAAAAATAAATTAGGGATTAAAAACAGGAAATGCATTACCTATGACATGCTTTTCGGATGCCCGGGATGGGTGGAAGGCATGATCCTCGCTGATAACCTGATTAAAGCCAAAGTTGCCAGGACCATTCTGATCATCGGTTCAGAAACACTGAGCCGGGTAACAGACCCGCATGACAGAAACAGGATGATTTTTGCAGACGGAGCCGGAGCAGTGGTGGTAAAGGCCACTGACGAAGAAAATGTAGGGATTATTGCCCGCAACACGATATGTGACAACGGTCTGGAGCTGGATTACCTGGCCAACGGGCCTTCCATCAACAAAGAATCTGACCAGAGCCGCCTGTACGTAAGAATGCAGGGAAGAAAAATTTACGAGTATGCCCTTAAGAATGTTCCTGCCGCCATCAAGGAAACCATTGATGATGCTGGCCTTTCCATTGAAGACATCAGCAAGATCCTGATCCACCAGGCCAATGCCAAGATGGATTATGCAATGATCGAAAGGCTTCACAAGCTTTACGGCATCAAAGAATACGACCATTCGGTTTCCCCAATGACAATCCAGGAATTCGGGAACTCTTCTGTTGCTACCATTCCTACGATGTATGATTTAATTATTAAAGGAAAAATGGAAGGTCATACGTTTAAAGAAAAAGGTAACATTGTGATGACTTCGGTAGGTGCCGGAATGAACATCAATGCTATTGTATACAAATTTCCTTAA
- the ubiE gene encoding bifunctional demethylmenaquinone methyltransferase/2-methoxy-6-polyprenyl-1,4-benzoquinol methylase UbiE: MFDNIAPKYDLLNHVLSMKIDVLWRNTLVKWMKNDNPQEVLDVATGTGDLAITIEKGTGSKVIGLDLSQQMLNVGVIKIKKLKLDGKISMQKGDAENLPYEDNRFDAVSVAFGVRNFENLTKGLAELRRVVKDNKSVYILEFSKVEGFLAPFYMFYFKNVLPAIGRLVSKDNRAYTYLPDSVNAFPFGEKMRQILLDTGFKKVEYKKLSLGIATIYKATK; the protein is encoded by the coding sequence ATGTTTGATAACATAGCACCGAAATATGATCTTCTGAATCATGTGCTGTCCATGAAAATTGACGTTTTATGGAGGAATACACTGGTAAAGTGGATGAAAAATGATAACCCGCAGGAAGTGCTGGATGTAGCTACAGGAACGGGAGATCTTGCCATCACCATTGAAAAGGGGACAGGCTCCAAAGTGATCGGTTTGGATTTATCGCAACAAATGTTAAATGTTGGCGTTATTAAAATAAAAAAACTTAAATTAGACGGCAAAATTTCCATGCAAAAAGGGGATGCGGAGAACCTGCCTTATGAGGACAACAGGTTCGATGCGGTATCCGTTGCATTCGGAGTGAGGAATTTTGAAAACCTTACCAAAGGTTTGGCAGAATTAAGAAGAGTGGTTAAAGATAACAAGAGTGTTTATATACTGGAGTTTTCAAAGGTTGAGGGTTTCTTAGCACCATTTTATATGTTTTACTTTAAAAATGTATTGCCTGCCATCGGCAGACTGGTCTCTAAGGATAACAGGGCATACACATACCTTCCGGATTCTGTAAATGCTTTTCCTTTCGGGGAAAAAATGAGACAAATTCTTTTAGATACAGGATTTAAAAAAGTTGAATATAAAAAACTAAGTTTAGGTATAGCCACAATTTATAAAGCAACAAAGTAA
- a CDS encoding porin family protein: MSKFLLKALVLASVNVAVLSNAQFRTRNRMDKLEDFDEQKFSWGFYLNGNRLDYRIVLNPRYGMNNNQNLVTSKESYSFGAGLIAKWRLNDYLDVRLEPGLQFGQRQLTFNTQSNDQYAAGTLTNDPFIPIPLTERDRVREIKTTLVDVPVLLEFHGLRWYNSRPYVAAGVNYIVNLQSNSDSTDDNFQQVFRSTTHNFAWSAEMGIQFYFSKFKLTPAIRGTFIMNNEIVADNAATPPYWTSAMSTLQTRAVFFVLKFE; the protein is encoded by the coding sequence ATGAGTAAATTTTTATTAAAAGCACTGGTTTTAGCCTCAGTAAATGTTGCCGTGTTATCAAACGCGCAATTCAGAACCCGGAACAGAATGGATAAGCTGGAAGACTTTGACGAGCAGAAATTCAGCTGGGGGTTCTATCTGAACGGAAACAGGCTGGACTACCGTATCGTTCTTAATCCAAGATACGGTATGAATAATAACCAGAACCTGGTTACATCCAAAGAGAGCTACAGTTTCGGTGCCGGATTAATTGCAAAATGGAGGCTGAACGACTATCTGGATGTAAGACTGGAACCGGGGTTACAATTCGGGCAGAGACAGCTGACATTCAATACCCAGTCAAATGACCAGTATGCTGCGGGGACTTTGACGAACGATCCGTTTATTCCTATCCCTTTAACGGAGAGAGACCGTGTAAGGGAGATCAAGACTACTTTGGTAGATGTTCCCGTGCTGTTGGAATTCCACGGCTTGAGGTGGTACAACTCCAGGCCCTATGTAGCCGCAGGGGTAAACTATATTGTCAACCTTCAGTCCAACTCAGATTCTACGGATGATAACTTTCAGCAGGTATTCAGGTCTACCACGCACAATTTTGCCTGGTCTGCGGAAATGGGGATCCAGTTCTACTTTAGTAAATTTAAGCTGACACCGGCCATCAGGGGTACCTTTATCATGAATAATGAAATTGTTGCAGATAATGCCGCCACGCCTCCGTACTGGACATCAGCCATGTCGACATTACAGACAAGAGCAGTATTTTTTGTGCTGAAATTTGAATAA